One Fibrobacter sp. DNA window includes the following coding sequences:
- a CDS encoding sugar porter family MFS transporter — MSKEKTHLGHIILITLSAAIGGFLFGFDSSVINGANGALKIHFNATDYQLAWAVSLALIGAAVGAYFAGRLADKFGRVRCMLAASGLFLVSAIGSGVPFGIPDFIVWRVIGGVGIGVASIIAPIYIAETAPAHLRGRLGSMQQFAIVIGIFVALLSNYLIVRIAGSANNVCCGGFKAWQIMFWVEIIPAALYGIAAWRLPESPRYLVQKGRLEEAKEVLSRIDSEGVDKEIASIHDTFKNEKPAKLADLFEMVGGKKRIAPIVWAGLGLAILQQLVGINVIFYYGTMLWQSVGFGESDAFLTSVISSGINLIMTIAAIMLIDKIGRKPLLLIGSVGMAVTLSTLTICFLSANADGSLPSAAGVVALIAANLYITFFAVSWGPVMWVMLGEMFNNRIRAVAIAICGLAQWGANFVVSWSFPVLAGKGGIGVGPTYAIYSFFAIFSIFFVAKFIKETKGKELEEM; from the coding sequence ATGTCTAAAGAAAAAACTCATTTGGGACACATAATCCTGATCACCCTGTCCGCTGCTATCGGCGGCTTCCTGTTCGGCTTCGATTCCTCCGTTATCAACGGTGCGAACGGCGCTCTCAAAATACATTTCAATGCGACGGATTACCAGCTTGCCTGGGCTGTTTCGCTTGCGCTGATCGGTGCCGCGGTCGGCGCTTATTTCGCTGGCAGACTTGCCGACAAGTTCGGCCGTGTCCGTTGCATGCTCGCTGCTTCGGGACTCTTCCTTGTGAGTGCTATCGGTTCGGGTGTCCCGTTCGGCATCCCGGATTTTATCGTGTGGCGTGTCATCGGCGGCGTGGGTATCGGTGTCGCTAGCATCATTGCGCCTATCTACATTGCCGAAACGGCTCCTGCTCACTTGCGCGGGCGTCTCGGTTCCATGCAGCAGTTCGCCATCGTGATTGGTATCTTCGTGGCGCTGCTTTCGAACTACCTCATCGTGCGCATCGCTGGTTCGGCGAACAACGTGTGCTGCGGCGGGTTCAAGGCCTGGCAGATTATGTTCTGGGTCGAAATCATTCCGGCTGCGCTTTACGGCATTGCCGCCTGGAGGCTTCCGGAATCTCCGCGTTACCTTGTTCAAAAAGGCCGCTTGGAAGAGGCAAAGGAAGTCCTCTCTAGGATTGATTCCGAGGGCGTGGACAAGGAAATCGCTTCCATTCACGACACCTTCAAGAACGAAAAGCCCGCTAAACTCGCGGACCTGTTCGAAATGGTCGGCGGCAAGAAGCGCATCGCCCCGATTGTATGGGCTGGTCTCGGACTTGCCATTTTGCAGCAGCTCGTGGGTATCAACGTGATTTTCTACTACGGCACTATGCTTTGGCAGAGCGTCGGTTTTGGTGAGAGCGACGCGTTCCTCACCAGCGTGATTTCGAGCGGTATCAACCTGATCATGACGATTGCAGCCATCATGCTTATCGACAAGATTGGCCGCAAGCCGCTCCTGCTTATCGGTAGCGTTGGCATGGCGGTTACCCTCAGCACCCTCACCATCTGCTTCTTGAGCGCGAATGCCGACGGCAGCCTCCCCAGCGCGGCGGGTGTTGTCGCCCTCATCGCGGCGAACCTCTACATCACCTTCTTCGCGGTGTCTTGGGGCCCGGTCATGTGGGTTATGCTCGGCGAAATGTTCAACAACCGCATCCGTGCCGTGGCTATCGCCATATGCGGACTTGCTCAGTGGGGCGCAAACTTCGTCGTCTCCTGGAGCTTCCCGGTACTTGCCGGCAAGGGCGGCATCGGTGTCGGCCCCACCTACGCCATCTATTCCTTCTTCGCCATCTTCAGCATATTCTTTGTGGCCAAGTTCATCAAGGAAACGAAGGGCAAGGAACTCGAAGAGATGTAA
- a CDS encoding glycosyl hydrolase family 8 encodes MKNFSAISAALCLGAFAATVSFAEGAPTCFFDENGAYFGPDCDETNYSGAYYTGDYTSPFKKYLGKTDEEIQAKLDKMWNHYFKGDNNSKIYYDQGNEAYIFDTGNNDVRSEGMSYGMMISVQTNHKEEFDKIWNWAKSHMWHKSGGWDGYFAWKRGTNGTGGDDNCAPDGEMYFMMSLLFAANRWNDPQYMEDAQYILKRMWDNSQHSLFNPQHYVITFQPQGNENNFSDPSYDLPAFVDLFSRWSTTNQDKWKKAAKATRDHLYKSSNTKSGLFSDYNNFDGTPHGVNYNQNAERYMYDAMRCAMNFGMDYYLFGADSARQVEMAKRIIDFFEKDGYRHGRFNWDGSNPSESYTLGETGANAVAALALKDMDGYEDIIKSNLKKAWDANLMTGQYRYYDGLVHYLAMLHLSGSFKIWKPAPDIKTKTISGTEYNGQTFAAGDTIDVFESCQLYKATFEAGMGFTPIRQRSAEYKMERNYDLNGCRLNGMKNRARGAYYGKKVLVK; translated from the coding sequence ATGAAAAATTTTTCTGCTATTTCGGCTGCGTTGTGCCTTGGCGCATTTGCTGCAACCGTTTCGTTTGCGGAGGGGGCTCCCACTTGTTTCTTTGACGAGAACGGGGCTTATTTTGGCCCGGATTGTGACGAGACGAACTACAGTGGCGCCTACTACACTGGCGATTACACCAGCCCGTTCAAAAAGTACCTGGGCAAGACCGATGAAGAAATCCAGGCTAAGCTGGACAAAATGTGGAATCACTACTTCAAGGGTGACAACAACAGCAAAATTTATTACGACCAGGGCAATGAAGCCTACATTTTCGACACGGGTAACAACGACGTCCGTTCCGAAGGCATGAGCTACGGCATGATGATTTCCGTGCAGACCAACCACAAGGAAGAATTCGACAAGATTTGGAATTGGGCCAAGAGCCACATGTGGCACAAGAGCGGTGGTTGGGACGGCTACTTTGCTTGGAAGCGCGGCACGAACGGCACCGGCGGTGACGACAACTGCGCTCCGGACGGTGAAATGTACTTTATGATGTCCTTGCTCTTTGCGGCCAACCGCTGGAATGACCCGCAGTACATGGAAGATGCCCAGTATATCTTGAAGAGAATGTGGGACAACAGCCAGCATAGTCTCTTTAACCCGCAACATTACGTCATCACGTTCCAGCCGCAGGGCAACGAGAACAATTTCTCTGACCCGTCGTACGATTTGCCGGCGTTTGTCGATTTGTTCTCCCGCTGGTCCACCACCAATCAGGACAAGTGGAAAAAGGCTGCCAAGGCGACCCGCGATCACCTGTACAAATCATCCAATACGAAATCCGGCTTGTTCTCGGATTACAACAACTTTGACGGAACACCCCATGGCGTGAACTACAACCAGAATGCCGAAAGGTACATGTACGACGCCATGCGCTGCGCCATGAACTTCGGCATGGACTACTACCTGTTCGGCGCCGATTCCGCACGTCAGGTGGAAATGGCTAAGCGCATTATCGACTTCTTCGAAAAAGATGGTTACAGGCATGGCCGTTTCAATTGGGACGGCAGCAACCCCTCCGAAAGCTACACCCTGGGAGAAACGGGTGCGAACGCCGTGGCCGCCCTCGCGCTTAAGGACATGGATGGTTACGAAGACATTATCAAGAGTAACCTGAAGAAGGCTTGGGACGCAAACCTCATGACGGGCCAGTACCGCTATTACGACGGCCTGGTGCACTACCTTGCCATGCTTCACCTCTCCGGTAGTTTCAAAATCTGGAAACCCGCTCCGGATATCAAGACCAAGACCATCAGCGGCACGGAATACAACGGCCAGACTTTTGCCGCAGGCGACACCATCGACGTGTTTGAATCTTGCCAGCTTTACAAGGCGACATTCGAGGCCGGGATGGGATTCACTCCCATACGCCAGCGTTCTGCCGAGTACAAGATGGAGCGCAACTACGACCTGAATGGTTGCAGGCTGAACGGCATGAAGAACAGGGCCCGCGGTGCCTACTACGGGAAGAAGGTTCTGGTGAAGTAA
- a CDS encoding bile acid:sodium symporter family protein, whose protein sequence is MHILEKISEFVGKWMAVVVLVIAALSLFVPKSTLWIELSWVNYLLMVVMFGMGLTLKLGDFKLVFTRPKEITIGCAAQFIVMPALAFLLSMIFGLDAALMAGVVLVGTCPGGTSSNVITYLSKGDVALSVGMTSVNTLLAPVLTPAITYLLLRTTVNVDVMTMFLSIVKVVIVPIALGFVINKFFGKFTARAVKVLPLVSVIAIAMIVAAVVSHNAAKILSTGAVVFAVVILHNLLGYGCGFGLGKLLKFSTPKTKALSIEIGMQNSGLATSLAATAFSSLAMATVPGAIFSVWHNISGAILANIYRRKE, encoded by the coding sequence ATGCATATTCTCGAAAAGATCAGTGAATTCGTGGGCAAGTGGATGGCGGTTGTCGTGCTCGTGATTGCGGCGCTCTCGCTGTTCGTCCCGAAATCGACGCTCTGGATTGAACTTTCGTGGGTGAATTACCTGCTGATGGTCGTGATGTTCGGCATGGGGCTCACGCTCAAGCTCGGCGATTTCAAGCTCGTGTTTACGCGCCCTAAGGAAATTACCATCGGGTGTGCGGCGCAGTTTATCGTGATGCCGGCACTCGCGTTTTTGCTTTCCATGATTTTCGGGCTCGATGCCGCGCTGATGGCGGGCGTGGTCCTCGTGGGAACTTGCCCGGGCGGGACATCTAGCAATGTCATCACTTACCTTTCGAAAGGCGACGTGGCGCTTTCTGTTGGCATGACCAGCGTGAACACGTTGCTCGCTCCTGTGCTGACGCCCGCGATTACGTATTTGCTTTTGCGCACGACCGTGAACGTGGATGTGATGACGATGTTCCTTTCTATCGTGAAAGTCGTGATTGTGCCGATTGCGCTCGGGTTCGTCATCAACAAGTTCTTCGGCAAGTTTACGGCGCGTGCTGTGAAGGTTCTGCCGCTGGTTTCCGTGATAGCGATTGCGATGATTGTTGCCGCTGTTGTTTCGCATAACGCCGCAAAGATTCTCTCGACGGGCGCAGTCGTTTTCGCTGTGGTGATTCTCCACAACCTGCTCGGTTACGGCTGCGGTTTCGGGCTCGGCAAGTTGCTCAAGTTCTCGACGCCCAAGACGAAGGCGCTCTCCATTGAAATCGGCATGCAGAATTCAGGACTTGCCACAAGCCTTGCGGCGACCGCATTCTCGTCGCTTGCCATGGCGACCGTCCCCGGCGCCATCTTCTCCGTGTGGCACAACATCTCCGGCGCAATTCTCGCGAATATTTACCGCCGAAAGGAATAA
- a CDS encoding GNAT family N-acetyltransferase, translating into MTIEYKNTHDFSEQDLKDLFLSVEWSSGHFPDKLVIAMKNFKTVISAWDGDKLVGMICAMDDGIMNAYVHYLLVRPEYQGQSIGKVLVDKVHEKYKDYLRIVVVAYNEELAFYEHCGFKKADDASAMFITSLWT; encoded by the coding sequence ATGACCATTGAATACAAAAACACCCACGATTTTTCTGAACAAGATTTAAAAGACCTCTTCCTCTCTGTCGAATGGTCCTCGGGGCATTTCCCCGACAAGCTCGTCATCGCGATGAAGAACTTTAAGACCGTCATTTCCGCATGGGATGGCGATAAGCTCGTCGGCATGATCTGCGCCATGGACGACGGCATCATGAACGCCTACGTACATTACCTGCTCGTGCGCCCCGAATATCAGGGTCAAAGCATCGGGAAAGTCCTCGTCGATAAAGTTCACGAAAAGTACAAGGATTACCTCCGCATTGTCGTGGTCGCCTACAACGAGGAACTCGCTTTCTACGAACATTGCGGCTTCAAGAAGGCGGATGACGCCAGTGCGATGTTTATTACGAGTCTGTGGACTTAG